A stretch of the Polaribacter pacificus genome encodes the following:
- a CDS encoding M20/M25/M40 family metallo-hydrolase, which translates to MLRKLFILTAVLYASISMGQETFDATAIQKIKNEGLNNSHVEKIAFELIDKAGSRLTNSEGYKRAATYAVNQLTSWGLKNAKTENWGEFGKGWEMEKSYVAMTKPYYMPFVAIPKAWTESTNGAIKGNIVVLQINSEEDFAKYQGKLKGAIVVMKSTGNQGPTFNPDATRFTTEALDKMTQPQAPRVRPTGNNSNNNARAERAKRRALSQKVGPFLLKEGAALIIHGTRGSHGTLFTSSPRAYAKDSPKGISELEMAPEYVNLMVRLSENNVPVEVEAEVKTRFNNRDLQGYNVLAEIPGTDRKLKSEVVMLGAHLDSWHGATGATDNAAGSIVMMEAVRILKTLGLQPKRTIRIALWGGEEQGLHGSRNYVKNHITDNKSPETISAYYNIDNGTGRIRGIYTQQNEKVVPIFKSWLTPFTDLINHTTVTTNNTGGTDHQAFDGVGIPGFQFIQDPIEYNTRTHHTNADFYERLVIDDLKQMAVIVATFVYNTAQRDEILPRKEVKK; encoded by the coding sequence ATGTTACGCAAACTATTTATTTTAACAGCGGTACTTTATGCTTCTATAAGCATGGGTCAAGAAACATTTGATGCTACTGCAATTCAAAAAATTAAAAACGAAGGCCTAAACAACTCTCATGTAGAGAAAATTGCTTTTGAGCTTATTGACAAAGCAGGATCTCGTTTAACCAATTCAGAAGGATACAAAAGAGCTGCAACCTATGCTGTAAATCAATTAACTTCTTGGGGTTTAAAAAATGCAAAAACAGAAAACTGGGGAGAATTTGGTAAAGGCTGGGAAATGGAAAAAAGTTATGTAGCCATGACCAAACCCTACTATATGCCTTTTGTTGCCATTCCTAAAGCTTGGACAGAAAGCACCAATGGAGCTATCAAAGGTAACATTGTAGTCCTTCAAATAAATTCTGAAGAAGATTTTGCAAAGTACCAAGGCAAATTAAAAGGTGCTATTGTAGTGATGAAGTCTACAGGAAACCAAGGACCTACTTTTAATCCAGATGCTACTCGTTTTACCACAGAAGCTTTGGACAAAATGACTCAACCACAAGCACCAAGAGTTCGTCCAACCGGAAACAACAGCAACAATAACGCAAGAGCTGAACGCGCAAAAAGAAGAGCCTTATCTCAAAAAGTTGGACCATTTTTATTAAAAGAAGGTGCTGCTTTAATTATCCACGGTACTAGAGGAAGCCATGGAACGCTATTTACAAGTAGCCCAAGAGCCTATGCTAAAGACAGTCCTAAAGGAATCAGTGAGTTAGAAATGGCTCCAGAGTATGTAAACTTAATGGTTCGTTTAAGCGAAAATAATGTTCCTGTAGAGGTAGAAGCAGAAGTTAAAACTCGTTTTAACAACAGAGACTTACAAGGATACAATGTCTTAGCAGAAATTCCTGGTACAGACAGAAAGTTAAAATCAGAAGTTGTGATGTTAGGTGCTCACTTAGACTCTTGGCACGGTGCAACTGGAGCAACAGATAATGCTGCCGGATCTATTGTAATGATGGAAGCTGTAAGAATTTTAAAGACCTTAGGTTTGCAACCAAAAAGAACCATCAGAATTGCCTTATGGGGTGGTGAAGAACAAGGTTTACACGGATCTCGTAACTATGTAAAAAACCATATTACAGATAATAAATCACCTGAGACCATTTCTGCTTATTACAATATAGACAACGGCACGGGTAGAATTAGAGGAATCTACACACAACAAAATGAAAAAGTAGTTCCTATTTTTAAAAGTTGGTTAACTCCTTTTACAGATCTTATCAATCACACAACTGTAACCACCAACAATACAGGTGGAACCGATCACCAAGCATTTGATGGAGTTGGTATCCCTGGATTTCAGTTTATTCAAGATCCAATTGAGTACAACACAAGAACACACCACACCAATGCTGATTTTTATGAAAGATTGGTTATTGATGATTTAAAACAAATGGCAGTAATTGTGGCAACTTTTGTTTACAACACAGCTCAAAGAGATGAAATACTTCCTAGAAAAGAAGTAAAAAAATAA
- a CDS encoding TetR/AcrR family transcriptional regulator: protein MQQELKSELTKQHIVQEAFTLFYEKGFKTTSINDVMKATKMSKGAFYHHYKNKEQLGLEVIELKILKRVYDAMILPLKEQGNAMDILENTFLNRIKSFPFYDKKHGCPMNNLINEIGNYEMSYQLALKKIIEQWKKALIALINQGKNQNEIKKGVPSEAVAIYLISAFEGIRGIRKLYDNDSILDQYISGLSLYLHELKA from the coding sequence ATGCAGCAAGAACTAAAATCTGAACTTACTAAGCAACATATTGTGCAAGAGGCATTTACCCTGTTTTACGAAAAAGGGTTTAAAACCACAAGTATTAATGATGTAATGAAAGCAACCAAAATGTCTAAAGGTGCTTTTTATCATCACTACAAAAATAAAGAGCAACTTGGATTAGAGGTGATTGAACTGAAAATTTTGAAACGAGTTTATGATGCCATGATTTTACCTTTAAAAGAACAAGGTAATGCAATGGACATTTTAGAAAATACTTTTTTAAATAGAATCAAGTCCTTTCCCTTTTATGATAAGAAGCATGGCTGTCCTATGAATAATCTTATCAATGAAATTGGCAATTATGAAATGAGTTACCAGTTGGCTTTAAAAAAGATTATTGAACAATGGAAAAAGGCACTTATTGCTCTTATTAATCAGGGGAAAAATCAAAACGAAATTAAAAAAGGAGTACCAAGTGAAGCTGTAGCTATTTATTTAATCAGTGCTTTTGAAGGAATTAGAGGGATTCGGAAATTATATGATAATGATAGTATTCTTGATCAATATATTTCTGGATTGTCTTTATACCTTCATGAATTAAAAGCTTAA
- a CDS encoding haloacid dehalogenase type II, with protein sequence MKNNRRNFIKNTAMLGIAGATIPQFGFAGVTKGKADVSALSLRPKVLFFDVNETLLDLTAMKTSVGNLLGGRNDLLPLWFTTMLQYSLVSTVGRQYKDFGIIGAAALQMVAANNGISITEKEAKEAILGPIRSLPAHPEVKASLQKLKDAGYKLVSFTNSSNKGVKTQFENAGLLDYFEDRLSIEDMGKFKPHADAYDWAARKMNVKPSECLLVAAHGWDIAGALWSGWRGAFVSRPGAQLYPLAPNPEINESNLQLVAAKLISIKK encoded by the coding sequence ATGAAAAACAACAGAAGAAATTTTATTAAAAATACCGCTATGCTAGGTATTGCAGGAGCAACCATTCCTCAATTTGGATTTGCTGGAGTAACTAAAGGTAAGGCAGATGTCAGCGCTTTAAGCTTAAGGCCTAAAGTATTATTTTTTGATGTTAATGAAACTTTATTAGATTTAACAGCCATGAAAACAAGCGTAGGAAACTTGCTTGGAGGTAGAAACGATTTATTGCCACTTTGGTTTACTACCATGTTACAATATTCCTTAGTCTCTACAGTTGGTAGACAATACAAGGATTTTGGAATCATTGGGGCAGCAGCTTTACAAATGGTCGCGGCAAACAATGGTATTTCTATAACAGAAAAAGAAGCAAAGGAAGCTATCTTAGGGCCAATCCGTTCTTTACCGGCTCACCCAGAAGTAAAAGCATCTTTGCAAAAATTAAAAGATGCTGGATATAAATTAGTTTCTTTTACCAACTCATCAAATAAAGGAGTGAAGACTCAATTTGAAAACGCAGGTTTGTTAGATTATTTTGAAGACAGATTGAGCATTGAAGACATGGGTAAATTTAAGCCTCATGCAGATGCTTACGATTGGGCAGCAAGAAAAATGAATGTTAAGCCTTCTGAATGTCTTTTGGTTGCAGCTCATGGCTGGGATATTGCAGGCGCACTTTGGTCTGGTTGGAGAGGAGCTTTTGTAAGTAGACCAGGCGCTCAATTATATCCTCTTGCTCCAAATCCAGAAATTAATGAAAGTAATCTACAACTCGTGGCGGCAAAATTAATTTCTATAAAAAAATAA
- a CDS encoding DUF2007 domain-containing protein has translation MTLEHIKVFSDIRILATRLQSLLDDKGIPSMLKDNVESGRLGGFGTLQSSVDVLIYKKDLEQAQSIIENFQKEISE, from the coding sequence ATGACCTTAGAACACATTAAAGTATTTTCTGATATTCGCATTTTAGCAACTCGCTTACAAAGCCTTTTAGATGACAAAGGAATCCCTTCGATGCTCAAAGACAATGTTGAATCTGGTAGACTTGGAGGCTTTGGAACCTTACAAAGTTCTGTTGATGTACTCATCTATAAAAAGGACCTAGAACAAGCACAAAGCATCATTGAAAATTTTCAAAAAGAAATTTCAGAATAG
- a CDS encoding SsrA-binding protein, translated as MKKQLFVLLAKINKALLPSYTKRELDISKASKMQLAIIGWRAYVTINSL; from the coding sequence ATGAAAAAACAATTGTTTGTACTACTTGCCAAGATAAATAAAGCCCTATTGCCTTCTTATACAAAAAGAGAACTAGATATTTCTAAAGCAAGTAAAATGCAGTTGGCCATTATTGGATGGCGCGCTTACGTAACAATAAACTCACTCTAA
- a CDS encoding calcium/sodium antiporter gives MNLGYIILGLVFLILGGNWLLKAAVGMSLRLNIPKIIIGMTVVSFATSAPELIVSVKAALDGHPDLSLGNVVGSNIANLALVLAITVILSKIDVEKSFYKTDWPIMMVASGLLYYFLSVDQVIDFNEGVIMLGFLVLFLVYLLKFQKKAVVVDEISEVEPTMQLYKIVLFLFVGGVGLWAGSEFLIKGAVNLAQDFGVSERIIAVTVVSIGTSVPELAASIIAVLKKEKAISLGNLIGSNIFNILAVLGITSMITPIQLKDVELLNYDIFWMLGFSFLIFPLVFFPRKMRLDWKDGFILLILYGIYLFTTLG, from the coding sequence ATGAACTTAGGCTATATTATTTTAGGATTGGTTTTCTTAATTTTAGGGGGGAATTGGCTTTTAAAAGCGGCTGTAGGGATGTCATTGCGATTAAACATTCCTAAAATTATAATAGGTATGACCGTGGTGTCATTTGCAACTTCTGCACCTGAGCTTATTGTGAGTGTAAAAGCAGCCTTAGATGGGCACCCTGATTTGTCTTTAGGAAATGTGGTAGGTTCTAATATTGCCAATCTAGCATTGGTGTTGGCTATTACTGTTATTTTGTCTAAAATTGATGTAGAGAAAAGTTTTTACAAAACAGATTGGCCCATAATGATGGTAGCCTCTGGATTGTTGTATTATTTTTTATCCGTAGATCAAGTGATTGATTTTAATGAGGGGGTAATAATGTTGGGCTTCTTAGTGCTTTTTTTGGTCTACCTATTAAAGTTTCAAAAAAAGGCAGTGGTAGTCGATGAGATTTCGGAGGTAGAGCCTACTATGCAGTTGTATAAAATTGTGTTGTTCTTGTTTGTTGGAGGTGTTGGTTTATGGGCAGGATCAGAATTTTTAATTAAAGGAGCGGTCAATTTAGCACAAGATTTTGGAGTTAGTGAGCGAATCATTGCAGTTACAGTTGTTTCTATTGGTACAAGTGTCCCTGAGTTAGCAGCATCTATCATCGCCGTACTTAAAAAAGAAAAAGCCATTTCTTTAGGAAACTTAATAGGGTCTAATATCTTTAATATTTTGGCAGTACTTGGAATCACTTCTATGATTACTCCAATTCAATTAAAAGATGTCGAACTTTTAAACTATGATATCTTTTGGATGTTAGGGTTTTCTTTCTTGATTTTTCCTCTGGTTTTCTTTCCTAGAAAAATGCGTCTTGATTGGAAAGACGGATTTATTTTATTGATCCTTTATGGTATTTACCTGTTTACAACTTTAGGTTAA
- a CDS encoding glutamine synthetase III, translating into MSTIRFNALKEALKRVPVEIKEEERKSEAFGKNVFNEHSMRQFMTKEAYQSVMDAIEFGKKIDRKVADQVAAAMKDWALSKNATHYTHWFQPLTGATAEKHDAFFETMGNGRAMEKFGGGELVQQEPDASSFPNGGIRNTFEARGYTAWDPTSPAFIYGTTLCIPTIFVAYTGEALDNKTPLLRALQAIDSSATAVCKYFDKNVTKVNASLGWEQEYFLVDAALAISRPDINLTGRTLLGHSPAKGQQLDDHYFGSIPRRVLSYMRDMEQECMLLGIPVKTRHNEVAPNQYELAPIFEEANLAVDHNSLLMDVMERVAQKHNFRVLFHEKPFAGINGSGKHNNWSLATSTGINLLSPGKTPMKNLQFLTFFVNTIKAVHDYEELIRASIASASNDHRLGANEAPPAIISVFIGSQLSAVLDELENVTNGKLSPEEKTDLKLNIVGKIPEILLDNTDRNRTSPFAFTGNKFELRAVGSWSNCAGSMTVLNTIVAKQLKDFKVEVDALIEKKKLKKDEAIFNVLREYIKASKKIRFEGNGYGDEWEVEAVKRGLSNNKTTPEALKAKKSAKTIALFEEMGVMSKIETEARHEIELEEYILRIQIEGRVLGDIARNHVIPTAIKYQNTLIENVSGLKNIFGAEFEAHAKEQMDLIKKISMHIAGINSKVESMTEERKKANKLHGQEAADAYCNIVKPCFDEIRYHCDKLELLVDDELWPLAKYRELLFTR; encoded by the coding sequence ATGTCTACAATCAGATTTAATGCATTGAAGGAGGCTCTTAAAAGAGTTCCTGTTGAAATCAAAGAAGAAGAAAGAAAGTCAGAGGCTTTTGGTAAAAATGTATTCAATGAGCACTCTATGCGTCAGTTTATGACCAAAGAAGCGTATCAGAGTGTAATGGATGCAATTGAATTTGGAAAAAAGATAGACAGAAAAGTAGCAGATCAAGTAGCCGCAGCAATGAAAGATTGGGCCTTGTCTAAAAATGCTACTCATTATACACACTGGTTTCAGCCATTAACTGGTGCGACTGCAGAGAAGCACGATGCGTTTTTTGAAACGATGGGTAACGGTAGAGCCATGGAAAAATTTGGTGGAGGTGAATTGGTACAGCAAGAGCCAGATGCATCGAGTTTTCCAAACGGAGGGATTCGTAATACTTTTGAAGCAAGAGGGTATACTGCTTGGGATCCAACTTCACCAGCATTTATTTACGGAACAACACTTTGTATTCCAACAATTTTTGTTGCTTACACAGGAGAAGCATTGGATAATAAAACACCTTTGTTAAGAGCGCTTCAGGCAATTGATTCTTCTGCAACAGCAGTTTGTAAATATTTTGATAAAAACGTAACCAAAGTAAATGCTTCTCTAGGTTGGGAGCAAGAATACTTTTTAGTAGATGCTGCTTTGGCAATCTCTAGACCTGATATCAACCTAACAGGTAGAACCTTATTGGGGCATTCGCCTGCAAAAGGACAGCAATTAGATGATCATTATTTTGGTTCAATTCCGCGTAGAGTTTTAAGCTATATGCGTGATATGGAGCAAGAGTGTATGTTGTTGGGGATTCCAGTTAAAACTCGTCATAATGAAGTGGCGCCAAATCAATATGAATTGGCACCAATTTTTGAAGAGGCTAACTTGGCAGTAGATCACAATTCATTATTAATGGATGTGATGGAAAGAGTTGCTCAAAAACACAATTTTAGAGTTTTATTTCATGAAAAGCCATTTGCTGGGATTAACGGTTCTGGAAAACACAATAACTGGTCATTAGCAACTAGTACTGGAATTAACTTATTGAGTCCAGGAAAAACTCCAATGAAGAATTTACAATTTTTGACATTTTTTGTAAATACAATCAAAGCGGTTCATGATTACGAAGAATTGATTAGAGCGTCTATTGCATCTGCAAGTAACGATCATCGTTTAGGAGCAAATGAAGCACCTCCGGCAATTATTTCTGTATTTATCGGATCTCAATTATCAGCGGTATTGGATGAGTTAGAAAATGTAACAAACGGAAAATTATCTCCAGAAGAAAAAACAGATTTAAAATTAAATATTGTAGGTAAGATTCCTGAGATTTTACTAGATAATACTGATAGAAACAGAACATCGCCTTTTGCTTTTACCGGTAATAAATTTGAATTGAGAGCAGTGGGTTCTTGGTCAAACTGTGCAGGTTCAATGACGGTTTTAAATACCATCGTTGCTAAGCAGCTTAAAGACTTTAAAGTTGAGGTAGATGCCTTAATAGAAAAGAAAAAACTTAAGAAAGACGAAGCTATTTTTAATGTGCTAAGAGAGTATATTAAAGCATCTAAAAAAATACGTTTTGAAGGAAACGGATATGGTGATGAGTGGGAAGTAGAAGCTGTAAAAAGAGGATTGAGTAATAATAAGACGACTCCAGAAGCTTTAAAAGCTAAAAAATCTGCAAAAACCATTGCTCTTTTTGAAGAAATGGGTGTAATGAGTAAGATAGAAACAGAAGCTCGACACGAAATAGAATTAGAAGAGTATATCTTAAGAATTCAAATCGAAGGAAGAGTATTGGGTGATATCGCAAGAAATCACGTAATACCAACGGCTATTAAATACCAAAATACGTTGATAGAAAACGTGAGTGGATTAAAAAATATCTTTGGAGCTGAATTTGAAGCACATGCTAAAGAGCAAATGGATTTAATTAAGAAAATATCAATGCATATTGCAGGAATTAATTCTAAAGTTGAGTCTATGACTGAAGAGCGCAAAAAGGCTAATAAATTACATGGACAAGAGGCGGCAGATGCCTATTGTAATATTGTAAAGCCTTGCTTTGATGAAATTAGATACCACTGTGATAAATTAGAGTTACTAGTGGATGATGAACTTTGGCCATTGGCAAAATACAGAGAGTTATTATTTACGAGATAA
- a CDS encoding AIR synthase related protein has product MSQEVSKRYAQRGVSASKEDVHNAIKNIDKGLFPKAFCKIVPDYLTNDEDYCLIMHADGAGTKSSLAYMYWKETGDLSVWKGIAQDALIMNIDDLLCVGATDNIMLSSTIGRNKSKIPGEVLSAIINGTEELIEDLKKFGVTIHSTGGETADVGDLVRTIIVDSTVTARLKRSDVIDNANIKAGDVIVGLESFGQATYETSYNGGMGSNGLTSARHDVFDNYLATKYPESYDAAVPADLVYSGKTKLTDAVKNSPIDAGKLVLSPTRTYAPIVKEILSKFTSDTVHGMIHCSGGAQTKILHFVDELHIVKDNMFPVPPLFQLIQEQSKTDWKEMYQVFNCGHRMELYVSPEVAKEIIAISKSYNVNAQIIGRVEASASKRLTIKSEYGTFEY; this is encoded by the coding sequence ATGAGTCAAGAAGTTTCCAAGAGATACGCACAAAGAGGGGTGTCTGCATCTAAAGAAGATGTGCACAATGCCATCAAAAATATAGACAAAGGATTGTTTCCAAAAGCCTTTTGTAAAATTGTACCTGACTATTTAACCAATGATGAGGATTACTGTTTAATTATGCATGCTGATGGAGCAGGAACAAAAAGTTCATTGGCTTATATGTATTGGAAGGAAACTGGTGATCTTTCTGTTTGGAAAGGGATTGCTCAGGACGCATTAATCATGAATATTGATGATTTATTATGTGTGGGAGCAACCGACAATATTATGTTGTCTTCTACTATTGGTCGTAATAAAAGTAAAATTCCAGGAGAAGTTTTATCGGCTATCATTAATGGAACAGAAGAATTAATTGAGGATTTAAAAAAATTCGGAGTAACCATTCATTCTACAGGAGGAGAAACTGCTGATGTTGGCGATCTAGTAAGAACTATTATTGTTGATTCTACTGTGACTGCTCGTTTAAAACGAAGTGATGTTATAGATAATGCAAATATTAAAGCGGGTGATGTGATTGTTGGCCTAGAGTCTTTTGGACAGGCTACCTATGAAACTTCGTATAACGGAGGGATGGGTTCTAATGGATTGACCTCTGCACGTCATGATGTTTTTGACAATTATTTAGCAACAAAATACCCAGAAAGTTATGATGCAGCGGTTCCTGCTGATTTGGTTTATTCTGGAAAAACAAAATTAACTGATGCTGTTAAAAACTCGCCAATTGATGCGGGTAAATTGGTTTTGTCTCCGACGAGGACTTATGCGCCGATTGTCAAAGAAATCTTATCGAAATTTACTTCAGATACTGTGCATGGAATGATTCATTGTTCTGGTGGAGCGCAAACAAAGATTTTACATTTTGTAGATGAATTACATATAGTAAAAGACAATATGTTTCCGGTACCGCCTTTGTTTCAATTAATTCAAGAGCAGTCTAAAACTGACTGGAAAGAAATGTACCAGGTATTTAACTGTGGGCATAGAATGGAGTTGTATGTATCGCCTGAAGTAGCAAAAGAGATAATCGCTATTTCTAAATCATACAATGTGAATGCTCAGATTATTGGTAGGGTAGAGGCCTCAGCGTCAAAAAGATTAACCATAAAAAGTGAGTACGGTACTTTTGAGTACTAG
- a CDS encoding adenosylcobalamin-dependent ribonucleoside-diphosphate reductase, whose product MKSTTQTTPKKTYTREEALAAALDYFNNDDLAASVWLNKYALKDSDGNIYESTPNEMHTRIAREIARVEQRYENPLTESEIFEAIKDFKYIVPQGSPMAGIGNPFQIASLSNCFVIGNNGNSDSYGGIMKIDQEQVQLMKRRGGVGHDLSHIRPKSSPVKNSALTSTGIVPFMERYSNSTREVAQDGRRGALMLSVSINHPDSEDFIDAKLEQGKVTGANVSVRIDDAFMKAVKNDEKYTQKYPIFSADPKVTKTIEANKLWKKIVHNAWKSAEPGILFWDTIINESVPDCYADLGYKTVSTNPCGEIPLCPYDSCRLLAINLFSYVENPFTKKAAFNFDLFKKHIVIAQRMMDDIIDLELEKIDKILEKIDADPEEDNVKATEKNLWLNIRQKAYEGRRTGIGITAEGDMLAALGIRYGSKEGNDFSVKVHKTLGVETYRASVNLAKERGAFSIFDSEREKNNPFILRLKEADSKLYYEMLEYGRRNIALLTIAPTGTTSLMTQTSSGIEPVFMPVYKRRKKVNPNDKGSRVDFIDELGDSWEEYVVFHHRFKQWMEVNGIDSSKNFSQEELDVLIKKSPYYKATSNDVDWMSKVTMQGAVQKWVDHSISVTINLPNDANEDLVGELYLKAWEVGCKGVTVYRDGSRSGVLISNDEKKEEKKENVLTSFPVIRPEVLEADVVRFQNKKEKWIAFIGLLDGMPYEIFTGLADDEDGILIPRWVENGVIIKSRNEDGTSRYDFQYKNKRGYKTTIEGLSHKFNPEFWNYAKLFSGTLRHGMPIDKIVELIQSLQLDSESINTWKNGVVRALKRYVEDGTKAKGHTCENCKSDNLIYQEGCLTCQDCGSSKCG is encoded by the coding sequence ATGAAATCTACAACACAAACCACACCTAAGAAGACCTACACGAGGGAAGAAGCACTCGCTGCTGCTTTAGACTATTTTAATAACGATGATTTGGCTGCAAGTGTTTGGTTAAACAAATACGCATTAAAAGATTCTGACGGAAATATTTATGAAAGTACTCCTAACGAAATGCATACCAGAATTGCAAGAGAAATTGCAAGAGTAGAGCAGCGTTATGAAAATCCATTAACAGAATCAGAAATTTTTGAAGCTATAAAAGACTTTAAATATATTGTTCCACAAGGAAGCCCGATGGCAGGAATTGGGAACCCTTTTCAGATCGCATCTCTTTCAAATTGTTTTGTCATTGGTAATAATGGCAATTCTGATTCTTATGGAGGAATCATGAAAATTGATCAAGAACAAGTTCAATTAATGAAACGTCGTGGAGGTGTTGGTCACGATTTATCACATATCAGGCCCAAAAGTTCTCCTGTAAAAAACTCTGCATTAACATCTACAGGGATTGTTCCTTTTATGGAGCGTTATTCAAATTCTACCAGAGAGGTCGCTCAAGATGGTCGTCGTGGTGCTTTGATGTTATCGGTTTCTATCAATCACCCAGATTCAGAAGATTTTATCGATGCAAAATTGGAGCAAGGAAAGGTGACTGGAGCAAATGTTTCGGTTCGGATTGATGATGCTTTTATGAAAGCAGTAAAAAACGATGAAAAATACACACAGAAATATCCAATTTTTAGCGCTGATCCTAAGGTTACAAAGACTATAGAAGCCAATAAATTATGGAAAAAGATAGTGCACAATGCTTGGAAATCTGCTGAGCCTGGTATCCTTTTTTGGGATACCATTATTAATGAATCAGTGCCAGATTGTTACGCTGATCTAGGATACAAAACGGTTTCTACAAATCCTTGTGGTGAAATTCCTTTATGTCCTTATGATTCTTGTCGTTTATTGGCAATCAATTTGTTCTCTTATGTAGAAAACCCATTCACCAAAAAAGCAGCATTTAACTTTGACTTGTTTAAAAAGCACATAGTCATTGCACAAAGAATGATGGATGACATCATTGATTTAGAATTAGAAAAAATTGATAAAATATTAGAAAAAATTGATGCAGATCCAGAAGAAGACAATGTAAAAGCAACAGAGAAAAACCTGTGGTTAAATATTAGACAAAAAGCTTACGAAGGAAGAAGAACTGGTATCGGGATTACTGCAGAAGGAGATATGTTAGCTGCTTTAGGAATTAGATACGGAAGCAAAGAAGGAAATGATTTTTCTGTAAAAGTGCACAAAACTTTAGGAGTAGAAACTTACAGAGCTTCTGTGAATTTGGCAAAAGAACGTGGTGCCTTTTCAATTTTTGATTCAGAAAGAGAAAAAAACAATCCATTTATTTTGCGTTTAAAAGAAGCAGATAGCAAATTGTACTATGAAATGTTAGAGTACGGACGAAGAAATATTGCTTTGTTAACGATTGCTCCAACCGGAACAACAAGTTTAATGACGCAAACTTCATCAGGAATAGAACCTGTTTTTATGCCTGTTTATAAGCGTAGAAAAAAAGTAAATCCAAATGATAAAGGTTCTCGAGTAGATTTTATTGATGAGCTTGGAGATTCTTGGGAAGAATATGTAGTTTTTCACCATCGATTTAAACAATGGATGGAGGTAAACGGAATCGATTCTTCTAAAAACTTTTCGCAAGAAGAATTGGATGTGCTGATAAAAAAATCACCCTATTACAAAGCGACGTCTAATGATGTAGATTGGATGAGTAAAGTAACTATGCAAGGTGCTGTTCAGAAATGGGTAGATCACTCTATTAGTGTGACCATTAATTTGCCAAATGATGCGAATGAAGATTTGGTTGGTGAGTTGTATTTAAAAGCCTGGGAAGTTGGTTGTAAAGGTGTCACTGTTTATAGAGATGGTTCTCGTTCTGGAGTATTAATCTCTAATGATGAAAAGAAAGAAGAGAAAAAAGAAAATGTATTGACTTCTTTTCCTGTTATTCGTCCAGAAGTTTTAGAGGCTGATGTGGTTCGTTTTCAAAATAAAAAAGAAAAATGGATTGCTTTTATAGGCTTACTTGATGGGATGCCGTATGAGATATTTACTGGTTTGGCTGATGATGAAGATGGGATTTTGATCCCACGTTGGGTAGAAAACGGAGTGATTATAAAAAGCAGAAATGAAGACGGAACTTCTCGTTATGATTTTCAGTACAAAAACAAGCGAGGTTATAAGACGACAATTGAAGGATTATCACATAAATTTAATCCTGAGTTTTGGAATTATGCCAAATTGTTTTCTGGGACCTTGCGCCACGGCATGCCAATTGATAAAATTGTAGAATTGATTCAGAGCTTGCAATTGGATAGTGAGTCTATAAATACCTGGAAAAATGGGGTTGTTCGCGCGCTAAAACGATATGTAGAAGATGGGACAAAAGCAAAAGGGCATACCTGTGAAAACTGTAAATCGGATAATTTAATTTACCAAGAAGGTTGTTTAACCTGTCAAGATTGTGGTTCTTCTAAGTGTGGATAA
- a CDS encoding DUF6265 family protein: protein MKKLIVLITIILIASCNTETKPQKPQFLLGKWIRTNDKPGSTTYEIWNNNFTGLGFTLKEQDTVFKEILSIVSINNTLSLKVEGVNETATMFKITSQTDSSFVAENPTHDFPTKIRYWLENKQLKAHVSNDDFGIDFVFEKIK from the coding sequence ATGAAAAAACTCATAGTACTAATAACCATCATTCTTATCGCTTCTTGCAACACAGAAACCAAACCTCAAAAACCTCAGTTTTTATTAGGAAAATGGATTAGAACAAACGACAAACCAGGAAGTACAACCTATGAAATCTGGAACAATAATTTTACTGGATTGGGCTTTACATTAAAAGAACAAGACACTGTTTTTAAAGAGATTTTAAGCATTGTTTCTATAAATAACACCTTATCCTTAAAAGTTGAGGGCGTTAATGAGACTGCCACAATGTTTAAAATCACGAGCCAAACTGATTCTTCTTTTGTTGCCGAAAATCCAACACATGATTTTCCTACAAAAATCAGATATTGGTTAGAAAACAAACAGTTAAAGGCGCATGTATCTAATGATGATTTTGGGATAGACTTTGTTTTTGAGAAGATCAAGTAA